ACTTGTTGAGGGCTCAATTGCCCCGGTGGATTGCATTGATAATCCAGGGATATGTAACCGTTCCTCCGCTTGTGCTACCCGAGACATCTGGGGTGAGCTGAAAAAAGCGATGGAAGGAGTTTTGCAGTCTACAACCTTGCAGGATTTGGTCGAGCGACAAAAAAGAAAAGAACAGCCGGAAGAGGTTATGTATAACATCTAGGTCTGGTGTCTAATAGTCGGCACCACTTGCTTAGAAGGAGGCAAGACACCGTGATTGATAGGTATTCAAGACAAACCCTTTTCCCTGGTATAGGTGAGGAAGGGCAAAAGAAACTGGGCAAGAGCTATGCCGTCATCATTGGTTGCGGAGCCCTGGGCACGGTTATTGCCACTTCTCTGGTGCGAGCTGGGCTTGGTAAAGTAAAGATTGTAGACAGGGATTTTATTGAGTACCACAACTTACAGCGGCAGGTCATTTTTAGTGAAGAGGATATAGAAGCTGGATTGCCGAAGGCAATAGCCGCTGAACGGCACCTGAATAAAGTGAACTCGTCCGTTGAAGTTGAAGGAGTAGTTGCCGATGTGAACTACGCCAATATCGAGAGGCTTGTTGCCGGTGCCGATTTGATTTTAGATGGGCTGGATAATCTTGAAACCCGCCTCCTTATAAATGATGTTTCCTTAAAGCATAATATCCCGTGGGTATACGGTGGAGCCATATCTTCCTACGGAATGACCATGAATATTATCCCGAATAAGACTGCCTGTTTCCGATGTCTCCAGGCC
This genomic interval from Candidatus Neomarinimicrobiota bacterium contains the following:
- a CDS encoding ThiF family adenylyltransferase; the protein is MIDRYSRQTLFPGIGEEGQKKLGKSYAVIIGCGALGTVIATSLVRAGLGKVKIVDRDFIEYHNLQRQVIFSEEDIEAGLPKAIAAERHLNKVNSSVEVEGVVADVNYANIERLVAGADLILDGLDNLETRLLINDVSLKHNIPWVYGGAISSYGMTMNIIPNKTACFRCLQAGAGGAGIALTCDTAGVISPAPFVIGSLQTAEAMKILIGAKEVNQDLIMIDVWRGEFERIRIAQRTDCPACRGEYEFLEARF